In Elephas maximus indicus isolate mEleMax1 chromosome 7, mEleMax1 primary haplotype, whole genome shotgun sequence, the following proteins share a genomic window:
- the LOC126080483 gene encoding olfactory receptor 5D14-like: MICGNNSLFPLKESVTMAERNLSVETTFALLGFTDYPEIQIPLFLVFLITYIVTVVGNLGMIVIIKINPKFHTPMYFFLSHLSFVDFCYSSIITPKLLENLVMADKSIFYFSCMLQFFLSCTAVVTESFLLAVMAYDRFVAICNPLLYTVVMSQRLCALLVAGSYLWGIFDPLVLFCYALLLDFSGHDVINHFFCEYTALIAVSSSDIHIPQCLLFGFATFSEVSTLLIILTSYVFIFVSVLKIRSASGRHKAFSTCASHLTAITIFHGTILSLYCVPNSKHSRQTVKVGSVFYTVVNPMLNPLIYSLRNKDVKVAFWKLMDTKVLFH, translated from the exons ATGATCTGCGG GAACAACTCTCTCTTCCCATTGAAAGAAAGTGTGACAATGGCTGAAAGAAACCTCAGTGTGGAGACAACATTTGCCCTCTTGGGATTCACAGATTACCCAGAGATTCAGATCCCTCTCTTCCTTGTGTTTCTGATCACATACATTGTCACCGTGGTAGGGAATCTTGGGATGATAGTGATCATCAAGATTAATCCCAAatttcacacccccatgtactttttccttagTCACCTTTCTTTTGTTGACTTTTGTTACTCCTCTATCATTACTCCAAAGCTGCTTGAAAACTTGGTCATGGCAGACAAAAGCATCTTCTACTTTAGCTGCATGCTCCAGTTCTTCCTGTCCTGCACTGCAGTGGTGACTGAGTCCTTCTTGCTagcagtgatggcctatgaccgctttgTGGCCATCTGCAATCCTCTGCTCTATACAGTGGTCATGTCACAAAGACTCTGTGCCCTGCTGGTGGCTGGCTCATATCTGTGGGGGATCTTTGACCCCTTAGTACTCTTTTGCTATGCTCTCCTTCTAGACTTCTCTGGACACGATGTAATCAACCACTTTTTCTGTGAGTATACTGCTCTCATAGCTGTCTCTAGCTCTGATATACACATTCCCCAATGTCTGCTTTTTGGGTTTGCCACCTTCAGTGAGGTGAGTACACTACTAATCATTCTCActtcatatgtttttatttttgtgagtgTACTAAAAATCCGATCTGCCAGTGGACGTcacaaagccttctccacctgtgcctcccacctgaCTGCCATCACCATCTTTCACGGGACCATCCTTTCCCTTTACTGTGTGCCTAACTCCAAACACTCTCGGCAAACAGTCAAAGTGGGCTCTGTATTCTACACAGTGGTTAaccccatgctgaaccccctcatctatagcctgaggaacaaagatgtgaaGGTTGCCTTCTGGAAATTAATGGACACAAAAGTCCTATTTCACTGA